The following are encoded together in the Nitrospirota bacterium genome:
- the gspG gene encoding type II secretion system major pseudopilin GspG: MIRRAKLVASPVGLLHDPQRKGRFPGVPLAHSGFTLIEVMVVVTILAILAILVVPKIVGRTDDARRTAAIVEIKNLEEALHLYKLDNAFYPTTEQGLEALVTKPTSSPIPERWRTGGYVAKVPKDPWNNDYVYLSPGTHGDFDLLSYGGDGERGGEDKDADLENWDLK; this comes from the coding sequence ATGATCCGTAGGGCCAAGCTGGTTGCGTCGCCGGTTGGCTTGCTGCACGATCCGCAAAGAAAGGGGCGATTTCCAGGGGTCCCCTTGGCGCACTCCGGGTTTACCTTGATCGAAGTCATGGTGGTGGTCACGATTCTGGCTATCCTGGCCATCCTGGTGGTGCCCAAGATCGTGGGGCGAACCGACGACGCGCGGCGGACCGCGGCTATTGTGGAGATCAAAAACCTCGAAGAAGCCCTGCATCTCTACAAACTCGACAACGCCTTCTATCCCACAACGGAGCAGGGACTGGAGGCCCTCGTGACGAAACCCACGTCGAGTCCGATTCCGGAGCGATGGCGCACCGGAGGCTACGTGGCGAAGGTGCCCAAAGATCCGTGGAACAATGACTACGTCTACCTGTCGCCCGGAACGCACGGCGATTTCGATTTGTTGTCGTACGGCGGGGACGGGGAGCGCGGCGGGGAGGACAAGGACGCGGATCTGGAGAATTGGGATCTGAAGTGA
- the gpmI gene encoding 2,3-bisphosphoglycerate-independent phosphoglycerate mutase: MVRPSDQKRPRPMVLIVLDGWGIRREREGNAIALAGAPFYHGLLRDYASLELTASGESVGLPDEQMGNSEVGHLNLGAGRVVYQELTRINRSVSDGSFASNPVLCRAVDAATAPGATLHLLGLLSDGGVHSHIEHVFALLAMAKRRGARRVAVHAFLDGRDTPPQSGVNYLRTLEARLATEGIGRLATVSGRYYAMDRDKRWDRVQKAYDAIVAGQGVEAKEAVGAVEESYRQGVTDEFVVPIVLTANGQPTPIRDGDSAIFFNFRADRARQLTAALIDDGFDGFPRSRRVRFAEFVGLTRYDDRLAVSAAYEPVRLTRILADVLSDRGLRQLRIAETEKYAHVTYFFNGGVETVYPGEDRILIPSPRDVATYDQRPAMSAVEVTDTVVAKVASGAYDFMLINYANPDMVGHTGDLAAAIEAVRVIDACLERVVAAVLAQGGAVLLTADHGNLEQMFDDTGGPHTAHTTNPVPCILIDARLRLDAADRPAVRARGVFADVAPTLLALMGIPQPPEMTGRSLVAVPSA; encoded by the coding sequence ATGGTAAGGCCGAGCGATCAGAAACGGCCCCGCCCGATGGTGCTCATCGTGCTGGACGGATGGGGGATTCGGCGGGAGCGCGAGGGGAACGCCATCGCCTTGGCCGGCGCGCCCTTCTATCACGGTCTGTTGCGCGATTATGCCTCGCTCGAACTGACGGCGTCCGGCGAATCCGTCGGTCTTCCCGACGAGCAGATGGGCAATTCCGAGGTCGGCCACCTCAATCTCGGAGCCGGCCGAGTCGTCTACCAGGAGTTGACTCGAATCAACCGCAGCGTGTCCGACGGGTCGTTCGCCTCCAACCCCGTGTTGTGCCGGGCCGTGGACGCGGCAACAGCTCCCGGCGCCACACTTCACCTGCTGGGTCTGCTGTCGGACGGGGGCGTCCATAGTCATATCGAACATGTGTTCGCCTTGCTGGCCATGGCCAAACGCCGCGGTGCGCGTCGCGTGGCCGTGCACGCGTTTCTTGACGGTCGCGACACGCCGCCGCAAAGCGGGGTGAACTACCTCAGGACGTTGGAGGCGCGGCTCGCGACGGAGGGCATCGGGCGCCTGGCGACCGTGTCGGGCCGTTACTATGCCATGGACCGCGATAAACGGTGGGATCGCGTGCAGAAGGCGTATGACGCCATCGTGGCCGGACAAGGAGTCGAGGCCAAGGAAGCGGTGGGCGCGGTGGAGGAGAGCTACCGTCAGGGTGTGACGGACGAATTCGTCGTCCCCATCGTGCTGACGGCCAACGGACAGCCAACTCCTATCCGCGACGGGGACAGCGCGATCTTTTTCAATTTCCGGGCTGACCGCGCGCGGCAATTGACCGCCGCGCTGATCGACGACGGCTTCGACGGATTTCCGCGCAGCCGCCGCGTGCGGTTCGCGGAATTCGTGGGGCTGACCAGGTACGACGACCGACTCGCCGTCTCCGCGGCGTACGAGCCGGTGCGCTTGACGCGGATATTGGCGGATGTCCTCAGCGACCGGGGGCTGAGGCAACTGCGGATTGCGGAGACCGAAAAATACGCCCACGTCACCTATTTCTTCAACGGCGGGGTGGAAACGGTCTACCCGGGGGAGGACCGAATCCTCATTCCCTCGCCCCGCGACGTGGCCACGTATGACCAACGGCCCGCCATGTCGGCCGTCGAAGTCACCGACACGGTCGTCGCCAAGGTGGCGTCGGGGGCGTACGATTTCATGCTCATCAACTACGCCAACCCGGATATGGTCGGGCACACCGGCGACCTGGCCGCGGCGATCGAGGCGGTTCGGGTGATCGACGCGTGCCTGGAACGGGTCGTCGCCGCGGTGTTGGCGCAGGGCGGGGCGGTGTTGCTCACGGCGGATCACGGCAACTTGGAGCAAATGTTCGACGACACGGGGGGACCGCACACCGCGCACACCACCAACCCCGTGCCCTGCATTTTGATCGATGCGCGCCTGCGTCTGGATGCGGCTGATCGGCCGGCGGTCCGTGCCCGCGGAGTGTTTGCGGACGTGGCGCCCACGCTGCTGGCGTTGATGGGTATTCCCCAGCCCCCGGAGATGACGGGCCGGTCGCTCGTAGCTGTTCCCAGCGCGTAG
- the gspC gene encoding type II secretion system protein GspC, producing MAWWHKRLLLVLHVAFLTTGAYFLADTVNLVIARGLEASIRPNQGPPNPVANRTPAVDRTAYQRILLGDLFHPTERGQEIVQPEFATSPTLTPLDLPLILIGTVDGQGTASFAILEDRGTREQQVYRLKDVVRDGAILAKVERNQVVLQLGTREQVLTIYSDGTQDVAPPGPGVTSRAADAPPSGAGIRQVQPNRWVLDKQEVTAALGNLSQLLTKARVVPNFTDGKPDGFKIFSIAPDSLYAKIGLQNGDVLQQINGVEVKDPENFMRVFQQLRDETQIALDFVRNSRRESYTYEIR from the coding sequence ATGGCATGGTGGCATAAGCGGCTCTTACTGGTGCTCCACGTGGCGTTCCTCACCACCGGAGCCTACTTCCTCGCCGACACGGTCAATCTGGTCATCGCGCGAGGTCTGGAGGCCTCGATTCGCCCCAACCAAGGCCCGCCGAATCCGGTCGCGAACCGTACCCCGGCCGTTGATCGGACGGCCTACCAACGGATTCTCCTGGGCGATCTGTTTCACCCCACCGAGCGTGGCCAAGAGATTGTTCAGCCGGAGTTCGCAACCTCACCGACTCTTACGCCTCTTGATTTGCCCCTGATCCTCATCGGGACCGTCGACGGCCAAGGCACGGCCTCGTTTGCGATCCTGGAGGATCGCGGCACGCGCGAGCAACAAGTCTACCGCCTGAAAGACGTGGTCAGGGACGGCGCCATCTTGGCGAAGGTCGAACGCAACCAAGTGGTGTTGCAGCTCGGCACCCGAGAGCAGGTGTTGACGATCTACAGCGACGGGACCCAAGACGTGGCCCCACCAGGTCCCGGTGTGACGTCGCGCGCCGCTGACGCGCCGCCTTCGGGTGCGGGGATCCGCCAAGTGCAGCCCAACCGGTGGGTGCTGGACAAACAGGAGGTCACGGCGGCTTTGGGCAACCTCTCCCAACTGCTGACCAAGGCCCGCGTCGTTCCGAACTTCACCGACGGCAAGCCGGATGGGTTCAAGATTTTCTCGATCGCTCCCGACAGCTTGTACGCGAAGATCGGCCTTCAGAACGGGGACGTTCTGCAGCAGATCAACGGCGTGGAGGTCAAAGACCCGGAGAACTTCATGCGGGTCTTCCAACAGCTCAGGGACGAAACCCAGATCGCGCTGGACTTCGTCCGGAACAGCCGGCGCGAGAGCTATACGTATGAAATCCGCTGA
- a CDS encoding tetratricopeptide repeat protein: MRFFVTIVILLLGALAYLTHLNPTPVTFRLTQTRQAEIGLAVLMLGATAFGGVLVLSALGMREVRRWWANWRLGRQRQAAGKAQEQLAIAHRALFSGRIKEASSHLSRLLDINPHHVPALLALGTIKQQHGELADAIRLHRRARAADDQNLEVALALGHDLELAERRDEAVQLYRDLLKSDETNPKVLARLRDLYVRAERWEDAHGLQERIFKTARVPADVEAAKRMFCGIKYELGRMWMAKGDRDRARRAFRGVVKLDKRFVPAYVGWGELILQEGRPHDAASLYEKAYAVVNEMVLLHRLEDLYIDIGEPEQILRLYHEAVRKDPDNHALRFYLGKAYYRLEMLDEAQEVLAEIDASDEHFPDLHRLLGNLAQRQGNEALAVEEFKRALGLKKRVIVPYYCPACDYHSTRYSGRCPRCQAWNTFSASPIVVKQHTEGAIIRVPW, from the coding sequence GTGCGCTTCTTCGTGACGATCGTCATCCTGCTCTTGGGGGCGTTGGCTTATCTCACGCACCTAAACCCCACTCCCGTCACCTTTCGACTGACCCAAACCCGCCAGGCCGAGATCGGGCTGGCGGTGCTCATGTTGGGGGCCACGGCGTTCGGCGGCGTGCTCGTGTTGTCGGCGCTCGGTATGCGCGAGGTGCGTCGCTGGTGGGCCAATTGGCGGCTGGGTCGCCAGCGGCAGGCGGCGGGCAAGGCGCAGGAGCAACTCGCGATCGCGCACCGGGCGTTGTTCTCCGGCCGGATCAAGGAAGCCTCCTCCCATCTGAGCCGGTTGCTGGACATCAATCCGCACCACGTGCCGGCGCTCCTGGCTCTCGGTACCATCAAGCAGCAACACGGAGAGTTGGCGGATGCGATCCGCCTGCATCGACGCGCGCGAGCCGCGGACGACCAGAACCTGGAAGTAGCGCTCGCGTTGGGCCATGATCTCGAGCTGGCGGAACGGAGAGACGAAGCGGTGCAACTCTACCGTGATCTGCTCAAGTCGGACGAGACCAATCCGAAGGTCCTGGCGCGTTTGCGCGACCTCTACGTCCGCGCCGAGCGGTGGGAAGACGCGCACGGCCTGCAGGAACGGATCTTCAAGACGGCTCGTGTGCCGGCCGACGTCGAGGCCGCCAAGCGGATGTTCTGCGGGATCAAATACGAGTTGGGGCGAATGTGGATGGCGAAGGGCGACCGGGACCGCGCCCGGCGCGCATTTCGCGGCGTGGTCAAGCTGGACAAACGATTCGTCCCGGCATACGTGGGGTGGGGCGAGTTGATCCTGCAGGAAGGACGGCCGCACGACGCCGCATCGCTGTACGAGAAAGCCTACGCCGTGGTCAATGAGATGGTCCTCCTGCACCGCCTGGAGGACCTCTACATCGATATCGGTGAGCCAGAACAGATTCTTCGTCTCTATCACGAGGCGGTTCGCAAAGATCCCGATAACCATGCGCTGCGGTTCTACCTCGGAAAGGCCTACTACCGGCTCGAGATGCTCGACGAAGCCCAGGAAGTCCTCGCGGAAATCGACGCGAGCGACGAACACTTTCCCGATCTGCACCGGCTGCTCGGTAACCTGGCGCAACGCCAAGGGAACGAAGCGCTGGCGGTCGAAGAGTTCAAACGCGCGCTGGGGCTGAAGAAACGCGTGATCGTGCCGTATTACTGCCCGGCCTGCGACTACCACTCCACCCGATACTCGGGCCGGTGCCCGCGCTGCCAGGCGTGGAACACGTTCTCCGCATCGCCGATCGTGGTCAAGCAACACACCGAAGGCGCCATCATCCGCGTGCCATGGTAA
- a CDS encoding prepilin-type N-terminal cleavage/methylation domain-containing protein translates to MTSAPLAQGGFTLIEISIVVFILALVALLVTPKLHRFAGGDARSASRELAGFVAALEQEAVASHTIHRLYYDLEADEYWVTTLVPVGGVLEEGAPVGTKRRLPSDVQFEDVATAHQGLVTSGTAFTQFFPSGAVTRTTIHLRDEDDAKYSLSVNPITGRVVVTDGYVDTVGAS, encoded by the coding sequence TTGACATCTGCGCCCTTGGCGCAGGGCGGGTTTACTCTGATTGAAATTTCGATCGTGGTGTTTATTCTTGCACTCGTGGCGTTGCTGGTGACTCCAAAACTGCACCGGTTCGCGGGAGGGGACGCCCGATCAGCGTCGCGCGAGTTGGCCGGATTTGTCGCTGCGCTCGAACAGGAGGCGGTGGCGTCGCACACCATCCATCGACTCTATTACGACCTGGAGGCAGACGAGTACTGGGTCACGACACTGGTGCCGGTGGGCGGCGTGCTGGAAGAAGGTGCTCCGGTGGGCACGAAACGCCGGCTTCCTTCCGATGTTCAGTTCGAAGACGTGGCCACAGCGCACCAGGGATTGGTCACCTCGGGGACGGCGTTCACCCAGTTCTTTCCTTCGGGCGCGGTGACGCGAACCACCATCCATCTTCGCGATGAGGATGACGCGAAGTACAGTCTGTCGGTCAATCCGATCACGGGCCGAGTCGTGGTCACGGACGGATACGTGGACACGGTGGGGGCGTCGTGA
- a CDS encoding secretin N-terminal domain-containing protein, with the protein MTKRSVLRRSFLPVRWVVLAAAMLVAPAGLAQAAEPAPSAAAKPVRASEAKISLDFKDVDLPVLVKFFAELTQKNFVIDEKVKGKVTIFSPSQLSVDDAYRVFLSVLELKGFAAVPAGKVTQILPVTEVPPDRVIEVYPLANANAEDLVKVLTVVVTRPAQAGAARRGTQQAGDFEGAVQILADKPTNSLIITATARDLELVKDVVRKLDTARRQVYVETVIMEVTVDRLKQFGDDITALFGVQTPSQNLTAVGGLNAEPPTFAQFATLTSTPIDFSDLSAFNVRAVLTALQRSDGVNILSTPQILTSDNQKAEIVVGENRPFPTGQSQTTGGNTITTIERRDVGITLRLTPQILESSLVKLDVFQEISAVSGESQAAGSIPLGVVTNKRSATTSVLVQDGQTAVIGGLIRDNVVTGQRKIPLLGDIPILGWLFKFESKRTEKTNLLIFLTPTIVKGPKEMAEIRAAKSEAMGQYMETLDVPKNEMQRTLLNGANPPQPKP; encoded by the coding sequence ATGACGAAGCGGAGCGTTCTTCGGCGCTCATTCCTACCTGTTCGATGGGTGGTCCTCGCGGCCGCGATGTTGGTCGCGCCCGCGGGGCTGGCTCAAGCCGCGGAGCCAGCGCCCTCCGCCGCGGCCAAGCCCGTCCGCGCTAGTGAGGCCAAGATCTCGCTCGACTTCAAGGATGTGGACCTACCCGTCCTGGTCAAGTTTTTCGCCGAGCTGACCCAGAAGAATTTCGTGATCGACGAGAAGGTCAAGGGTAAGGTCACGATCTTCTCCCCCTCTCAACTGTCGGTGGACGACGCGTACCGCGTGTTCCTTTCGGTGTTGGAGCTCAAAGGGTTCGCGGCGGTGCCGGCCGGGAAAGTGACGCAGATCCTGCCCGTCACCGAGGTGCCGCCTGATCGGGTGATTGAAGTCTATCCGTTGGCCAATGCGAACGCCGAAGATCTGGTCAAGGTGCTCACGGTGGTGGTCACGCGCCCGGCGCAGGCGGGAGCGGCCCGTCGCGGAACCCAACAGGCCGGGGATTTCGAAGGCGCGGTCCAAATCCTTGCCGACAAGCCGACCAACTCGTTGATCATCACCGCTACGGCGCGCGACCTCGAGTTGGTAAAGGACGTTGTCCGCAAACTGGACACCGCACGGCGCCAGGTGTACGTGGAGACCGTGATCATGGAGGTCACCGTCGATCGCCTCAAGCAGTTCGGCGACGACATTACCGCCTTGTTCGGCGTCCAGACGCCGTCGCAAAACCTCACCGCGGTGGGCGGGCTCAACGCCGAGCCTCCGACCTTTGCACAATTCGCGACGTTGACCAGTACCCCAATCGACTTCAGCGACCTCAGCGCGTTCAACGTCCGGGCCGTGCTCACGGCCCTGCAACGAAGCGACGGTGTCAATATCCTGTCCACGCCGCAGATCCTCACCAGCGACAACCAGAAGGCGGAGATCGTGGTGGGCGAGAATCGTCCGTTTCCCACCGGCCAGAGCCAGACCACCGGGGGGAACACCATCACCACGATCGAGCGCCGAGACGTCGGCATCACGCTTCGCCTCACGCCCCAGATTCTCGAGAGCAGTTTGGTCAAACTCGACGTATTCCAGGAGATCTCCGCGGTGTCGGGTGAGTCGCAGGCGGCTGGATCGATCCCGCTGGGCGTGGTCACCAACAAACGGTCGGCCACCACGTCGGTGCTGGTCCAGGACGGACAGACCGCCGTGATCGGCGGCCTCATCCGCGACAACGTCGTGACGGGTCAGCGAAAGATCCCGTTGCTGGGGGATATTCCGATCTTGGGGTGGCTGTTCAAGTTCGAGAGCAAGCGCACGGAAAAAACCAACCTGCTGATCTTTCTTACGCCCACAATCGTGAAGGGCCCCAAGGAAATGGCCGAGATTCGGGCGGCGAAGAGCGAGGCCATGGGCCAGTACATGGAGACCCTCGACGTCCCCAAGAACGAGATGCAGCGCACCTTGCTGAACGGCGCAAACCCTCCGCAGCCGAAACCCTAG
- the gspI gene encoding type II secretion system minor pseudopilin GspI, with protein sequence MGRFRFVPSAQGGLLRQPRGTGRCTSAPSAQCGFTLLEIMVALAIIGVAFVALLGLRNRDIVLHERGRAMIQATALAQQRMGEVLVGTYPDVGTSEGQFEDEQSRFAWRQEVQQTPFEFVREVRVTVTWDPPHNERVDLVSYVFQRSAQP encoded by the coding sequence ATGGGACGATTTAGATTTGTGCCCTCGGCACAAGGCGGATTGCTGCGCCAACCGCGAGGAACGGGACGATGTACATCTGCGCCTTCGGCGCAGTGCGGATTTACTCTGTTGGAAATCATGGTGGCGCTGGCCATCATTGGGGTGGCGTTCGTGGCCCTGCTCGGGCTGCGGAACCGAGACATCGTGCTGCACGAACGTGGGCGCGCGATGATTCAAGCCACCGCGCTCGCGCAGCAGCGGATGGGCGAGGTGCTGGTCGGCACCTATCCCGATGTGGGAACCAGTGAAGGACAATTCGAAGACGAACAATCGCGGTTTGCCTGGCGCCAAGAGGTGCAACAGACGCCGTTCGAGTTCGTGCGGGAGGTCCGCGTGACCGTGACGTGGGATCCGCCCCACAACGAACGAGTCGACTTGGTGAGTTACGTCTTCCAACGCTCCGCCCAACCGTAA
- the gspF gene encoding type II secretion system inner membrane protein GspF yields the protein MPVFEYTALTPEGRTVSGVIDADSPKDARQKLKRSGVFPVDVAITATRPAAGRPLWGERVAATEVAVLTRQLATLLAAGLPLVDSLTALGEQVERTAVKRVVASVRERIREGGSFAEALAVHPTVFSSLYVNMVRVGEASGTLDRVLQSLAEFLERQAKVRNAVVGALTYPVLMLAVSLAILVFLIAFVVPKVTAVFADLQQALPWPTRLLIFASDAVRAGWWVFAIVAVAGGVWFSRYARTAHGRRRLDALALRVPIVGRLTRLIALSRFSSTLSTLLAGGVALLTALEIVRHVVRNEIIAAAIDAARERIRQGQSIAEPLRTSGVFPPLVTHMIAVGELSGELESMLKKVSEAYDHEVETTLGSITAMLSPVMILVMGGVILFIVLAILLPIFEMSQIVR from the coding sequence ATGCCCGTCTTTGAATACACGGCGTTGACGCCCGAGGGCCGCACGGTGTCCGGCGTCATCGACGCGGACAGCCCCAAAGACGCCAGGCAGAAACTCAAACGCTCGGGCGTGTTCCCCGTTGACGTGGCAATCACCGCGACGCGGCCCGCGGCCGGCCGGCCGCTCTGGGGCGAGCGCGTGGCGGCCACCGAGGTGGCGGTGCTCACGCGCCAACTCGCCACCCTGCTTGCGGCGGGTTTGCCGTTGGTGGATTCGCTCACCGCGCTCGGCGAGCAGGTGGAGCGGACCGCGGTGAAACGCGTGGTGGCCTCCGTGCGGGAGCGGATCCGCGAGGGCGGTTCGTTCGCGGAAGCGCTGGCCGTCCACCCCACGGTGTTCTCCTCCCTTTACGTCAACATGGTTCGGGTGGGGGAGGCCAGCGGAACGCTCGATCGCGTGCTGCAGAGCCTCGCGGAGTTCCTGGAACGCCAAGCCAAAGTGCGGAACGCGGTCGTGGGCGCGTTGACCTACCCGGTGCTCATGCTCGCCGTCAGCCTCGCCATCCTGGTGTTCCTGATCGCGTTCGTGGTCCCCAAGGTGACCGCGGTCTTCGCGGATCTCCAGCAGGCGTTGCCGTGGCCGACGAGGCTTCTGATCTTCGCCAGCGACGCGGTGCGCGCGGGGTGGTGGGTGTTCGCCATCGTCGCGGTCGCGGGCGGCGTCTGGTTCTCCCGTTATGCGCGCACCGCGCACGGTCGCCGCCGTCTCGACGCGCTGGCGTTGCGGGTGCCGATCGTAGGCCGCCTCACCCGGCTGATCGCGCTGTCGCGGTTTTCGTCCACGCTCAGCACCTTGCTGGCCGGGGGCGTGGCCCTGCTGACGGCGCTCGAGATCGTCCGGCACGTGGTCCGCAACGAGATCATCGCCGCGGCCATCGACGCGGCGCGTGAACGGATCCGTCAAGGGCAGAGCATCGCCGAACCGTTGCGCACGAGCGGGGTCTTCCCCCCCCTGGTGACGCACATGATCGCCGTCGGGGAACTGAGCGGGGAGCTGGAGTCGATGCTCAAGAAGGTGTCCGAGGCGTACGATCACGAGGTGGAAACCACCCTCGGCTCGATCACGGCGATGTTGTCTCCGGTGATGATTTTGGTGATGGGCGGTGTGATCCTGTTCATCGTCCTGGCGATCCTGTTGCCGATTTTCGAGATGAGCCAGATTGTGAGGTGA
- a CDS encoding rhomboid family intramembrane serine protease — MIPIRDDNPTTITPVVTVGLIVVNVLVFIYQLSLGPQGQAFVYVFGAVPGALFGGESLSPVPPMLTLVTSMFLHGGVMHIGGNMLYLWIFGNNIEDVMGHGRFILFYLLCGVAAAYAHAITAPDSLVPMIGASGAISGVLGAYLLLFPRARVLTLIPFGIVMHMEYIPAAWLLGLWILLQFFNGTLSLGGGGGGVAWFAHVGGFLAGMALIHAFVRRRPGRDRVPGRRFS; from the coding sequence ATGATTCCAATACGGGATGACAACCCCACCACGATCACGCCGGTCGTCACGGTCGGGCTGATCGTGGTCAATGTCCTGGTCTTCATCTATCAACTGTCGCTCGGGCCCCAGGGTCAGGCGTTCGTATACGTCTTCGGCGCGGTGCCCGGAGCGTTGTTCGGGGGCGAGTCGTTGTCACCGGTTCCCCCGATGCTCACCCTTGTGACGTCGATGTTTCTTCACGGAGGCGTGATGCACATCGGGGGCAACATGCTGTATCTGTGGATCTTCGGCAACAACATCGAGGATGTGATGGGCCACGGCCGGTTCATCCTGTTCTACCTGCTGTGCGGGGTGGCCGCGGCCTATGCGCACGCCATCACGGCGCCCGACTCGCTGGTTCCCATGATCGGCGCGAGCGGCGCGATTTCGGGCGTGCTCGGCGCCTACCTTCTCTTATTCCCCCGCGCGCGGGTGTTGACGCTGATTCCGTTCGGGATCGTGATGCACATGGAGTACATCCCGGCGGCGTGGCTGCTGGGGCTGTGGATCCTCCTGCAGTTTTTCAACGGTACCTTGAGTCTTGGTGGCGGAGGCGGCGGGGTGGCTTGGTTTGCGCATGTGGGGGGATTTCTGGCGGGCATGGCGTTGATCCACGCGTTTGTGCGCCGTCGTCCAGGGCGGGACCGGGTGCCGGGGCGGCGGTTTTCTTGA
- the gspE gene encoding type II secretion system ATPase GspE has product MATKAAEIMTPGGVSRVAQGTRPSGNTAAPRLGEILVSKFGVTQAQVDEALSVQRDKGGRLGEILVRMGHVKEEAVLEALAEQLRMPYLRHISTGDIDRALLAKVPIAFAKRYELLPLREVDGAVQVATSQPLATAPLDDVRLLLAKPVAPVIVSSRAIVSCINQAYERGGDSAEQVIEGLGAESLDSLATALEEEPRDLLEAADEAPIIKLVNSLLFEAATKRASDIHIEPFERDLLIRYRIDGVLYNVLTPPKRLQASIISRIKIMGGLNIAEKRLPQDGRISIKIAGRDIDIRVSAIPTAHGERLVLRLLDKGNLLLQLSEIGLDDDERLTTLNQLIRLSHGIVLVTGPTGSGKTTTLYAALNTINAPEKNIITIEDPIEYQLRGVGQMQVNPKINLTFAAGLRSILRQDPDVIMVGEIRDGETAEIAIHASLTGHLVFSTLHTNDAAGAITRLLDMGIEPFLVASSLVAIVAQRLVRILCPACRQPYQPAAEELVKLGIRADRAKGATAFRVGGCAACLSTGYRGRTGIYELLVLDDESRALVLAKADANTIKARAIAHGMRTLREDGARKVLSGITTTEEVLRVTSEDVR; this is encoded by the coding sequence ATGGCGACAAAAGCGGCCGAGATTATGACGCCGGGTGGTGTGTCCCGTGTCGCGCAGGGCACGCGGCCGTCGGGGAACACCGCCGCTCCCCGGCTGGGCGAGATCCTGGTGAGCAAATTCGGCGTCACGCAGGCCCAGGTGGACGAGGCGCTTTCCGTGCAACGGGACAAGGGCGGGCGGCTGGGAGAAATTCTCGTTCGCATGGGGCACGTGAAAGAAGAAGCGGTGCTCGAAGCCCTGGCCGAGCAGCTCCGCATGCCGTACCTGCGTCACATCTCCACGGGCGACATCGACCGCGCGTTGCTGGCCAAGGTTCCGATCGCGTTCGCCAAACGGTACGAGCTCCTGCCGCTGCGTGAGGTCGACGGCGCGGTGCAGGTGGCTACGTCGCAACCGTTGGCCACGGCGCCGCTCGACGACGTCCGTCTCCTGCTGGCGAAACCGGTCGCGCCGGTCATCGTGTCGTCCCGAGCAATTGTCTCGTGTATCAACCAGGCCTACGAGCGCGGCGGGGACTCGGCGGAACAGGTGATCGAAGGTCTCGGCGCCGAGTCACTCGATTCCCTGGCCACCGCGCTGGAAGAGGAGCCGCGCGATCTCCTCGAGGCGGCGGACGAAGCGCCCATCATCAAGCTGGTGAATTCGCTGCTGTTCGAGGCCGCGACCAAACGAGCGAGCGACATCCACATCGAACCCTTTGAGCGCGACCTCCTCATCCGATATCGCATCGACGGGGTGTTGTACAACGTCTTGACGCCGCCCAAGCGGCTGCAGGCGAGCATCATCTCCCGGATCAAGATCATGGGGGGGCTCAATATCGCCGAGAAACGCCTGCCCCAAGACGGCCGGATCAGCATCAAGATCGCCGGGCGGGACATCGATATCCGCGTGTCCGCGATTCCGACCGCGCATGGCGAACGGCTTGTGCTTCGGCTGCTGGACAAGGGCAACCTGTTGCTGCAGCTCTCCGAGATCGGGCTTGACGACGACGAGCGACTCACGACCCTGAACCAACTCATTCGCCTCAGTCACGGGATCGTGCTGGTCACCGGGCCGACCGGAAGCGGCAAAACCACTACGCTCTACGCCGCCCTCAACACCATCAACGCGCCCGAAAAGAACATCATCACCATCGAAGACCCGATCGAATACCAACTGCGCGGCGTGGGTCAGATGCAGGTCAACCCCAAGATCAATCTGACGTTTGCGGCGGGCCTGCGGTCGATCCTGCGTCAGGACCCGGACGTCATCATGGTCGGCGAGATCCGCGACGGCGAAACCGCGGAAATCGCCATCCACGCGTCGTTGACCGGACACCTCGTCTTCTCCACCCTGCACACCAACGACGCGGCGGGAGCCATCACCAGACTGCTGGACATGGGAATCGAGCCGTTTCTGGTCGCGTCATCGCTCGTCGCGATCGTGGCCCAGCGCCTGGTGCGCATCTTGTGTCCCGCGTGCCGTCAGCCGTACCAGCCCGCGGCCGAAGAGCTCGTCAAGCTCGGCATCCGCGCCGACCGCGCGAAGGGTGCCACCGCGTTCCGGGTCGGGGGATGCGCCGCCTGTCTCTCCACCGGGTACCGCGGACGGACCGGAATCTACGAGCTCCTGGTGTTGGACGACGAGTCGCGGGCGCTGGTCCTCGCAAAAGCCGACGCGAACACCATCAAGGCCCGCGCGATCGCGCACGGCATGAGAACCCTCCGCGAGGATGGCGCCAGAAAAGTCCTGTCAGGGATCACCACCACGGAAGAGGTGCTCCGCGTGACCTCGGAGGACGTGAGGTGA